The Triticum aestivum cultivar Chinese Spring chromosome 7B, IWGSC CS RefSeq v2.1, whole genome shotgun sequence genome window below encodes:
- the LOC123162913 gene encoding 3-ketoacyl-CoA synthase 6-like yields MATSLPLSLLAPVYSFVSSHRLSLAAFPFSATAALRFTAWLYPTVSSAVHHCTPLYAGLTLLAVVLVLYIRSTTVRAVYLVDYACFRPPAALRVPLSKYIEHTGLAPCFDDKSVGFQSRLIERSGFGEETCLPPACHVIPPEKTLKAARAEAEQGIFSAVDAVLAKTGVRAEDIGVVVVNCTLFAPTPSMADMVVRRYGFRSDVRCFSLSGMGCSAGIAGIGLAENILQCDSRCKYALVVSTEILTSDYYSGNERAMLLQNCLFRMGASAVLLSTSPARARHARYRLARVVRTHAGHDDRAYGCVQQEDDAAGERGIALSKDVMPVAGDTLKAHMTTLGPLVLPASELLAYALSLARRRLLLMAGQKDSSKPRVPDFRMAFEHFCIHAGGRAVIDELQRGLGLSDKQVEPSRMALHRFGNTSSSSTWYELAYLEAKCRVRKGDRVWMVGFGSGFKCNSAVWVCIRSPVPLDSGPWEGCMHRYPVAADQRD; encoded by the coding sequence ATGGCGACTTCACTCCCGCTCAGCCTCCTAGCGCCGGTATACAGCTTTGTCTCCAGCCACCGCCTAAGCCTCgccgccttccccttctcggccacGGCCGCGCTGCGCTTCACCGCCTGGCTCTACCCCACTGTAAGCAGCGCCGTCCATCACTGCACCCCACTCTATGCCGGCCTCACTTTGCTCGCCGTCGTACTAGTCCTCTACATCCGGTCGACCACGGTGCGCGCGGTGTACCTCGTGGACTACGCATGCTTCCGGCCGCCGGCCGCCCTCCGCGTGCCGCTCTCCAAGTACATCGAGCACACCGGGCTCGCGCCGTGCTTTGACGACAAGAGCGTCGGCTTCCAGTCGCGCCTCATCGAGCGCTCGGGCTTCGGTGAGGAGACATGCCTCCCGCCGGCCTGCCACGTCATCCCTCCGGAGAAGACCCTCAAGGCGGCCCGCGCCGAGGCCGAGCAAGGGATATTCTCCGCCGTCGATGCCGTTCTCGCCAAGACCGGCGTCCGCGCCGAGGACATCGGAGTGGTGGTGGTGAACTGCACGCTGTTCGCCCCAACGCCGTCCATGGCTGACATGGTAGTGCGCAGGTACGGGTTCCGCAGCGATGTCCGGTGCTTCAGCCTTTCCGGGATGGGGTGCAGCGCCGGGATAGCCGGCATCGGGCTGGCGGAGAACATCCTGCAGTGCGACAGCAGGTGCAAGTACGCGCTCGTGGTGTCCACGGAGATTCTCACCTCGGATTACTACTCCGGCAACGAGCGCGCGATGCTGCTGCAGAACTGCCTCTTCCGGATGGGCGCGTCCGCGGTGCTGCTCTCCACGTCCCCCGCGAGGGCGCGACACGCGCGGTACCGCCTGGCCCGGGTGGTGCGCACGCACGCGGGGCACGACGACCGCGCCTATGGGTGCGTGCAGCAGGAGGACGACGCGGCGGGCGAGCGCGGCATCGCGCTGTCCAAGGATGTCATGCCCGTGGCCGGCGACACGCTGAAGGCGCACATGACCACGCTCGGGCCCCTCGTGCTCCCGGCGTCGGAACTCCTTGCGTACGCGCTCTCGCTCGCGAGGCGCAGGCTGCTGCTCATGGCGGGGCAGAAGGACAGCAGCAAGCCGCGCGTCCCCGACTTCCGCATGGCGTTCGAGCACTTCTGCATCCACGCGGGCGGCCGTGCGGTGATCGACGAGCTGCAGCGCGGCCTCGGGCTGTCGGACAAGCAGGTGGAGCCGTCGCGCATGGCGCTGCACCGGTTCGGCAACACGTCGAGCAGCTCGACGTGGTACGAGCTGGCCTACCTGGAGGCCAAGTGCCGCGTGCGCAAGGGAGACCGTGTTTGGATGGTCGGGTTTGGTTCAGGGTTCAAGTGCAACAGCGCAGTGTGGGTGTGCATCCGGTCGCCGGTTCCTCTGGACAGCGGGCCATGGGAGGGCTGCATGCATCGTTACCCGGTGGCCGCGGATCAACGAGACTGA